One window of the Candidatus Kinetoplastibacterium desouzaii TCC079E genome contains the following:
- a CDS encoding CobW family GTP-binding protein — MESVKELKNMIPVTIITGFLGSGKTTLLNKILKEQHGNKLAVIENEFGSENIDTEILVHDTNEEIVELSNGCVCCTIRGDLIKTLSDLYEKLSKKQLDFERIIIETTGLADPGPLCQTFFINDYIANHYKLDSLITLVDAKHAPETLNNQIEAQKQVGFADIILISKSDLVPPENLNNLKQRLIKINPKAPIKILNIDVLDINYLLNISGFNLDSVLDIDPSFLQSEDHTCTEECHHHHHDGISSFVFQSYKPFDPEKLENFLSQIVQKYGTDMLRYKGILYMKGIENKILFQGVHMIMGAEPAEVWAKTEKPNNKIVFIGQNLPKDMFIQGLELCLIK; from the coding sequence GATTTCTTGGCTCAGGTAAAACCACCTTACTAAATAAAATTCTAAAAGAACAACATGGTAATAAATTAGCTGTTATAGAAAATGAATTTGGATCAGAAAATATAGATACTGAAATCCTAGTTCATGATACTAATGAAGAAATTGTAGAGTTATCTAATGGTTGTGTTTGTTGCACAATACGTGGAGATTTAATAAAAACACTATCAGATCTATATGAAAAATTATCAAAAAAACAATTAGACTTTGAGCGAATAATAATTGAAACTACGGGACTTGCTGACCCAGGACCATTATGTCAAACATTTTTTATAAATGATTATATTGCAAATCATTATAAACTAGATTCACTAATCACCTTAGTTGATGCAAAACACGCTCCAGAAACACTCAACAATCAAATAGAAGCACAAAAACAAGTTGGTTTCGCAGATATTATTTTAATATCTAAATCTGATTTAGTACCTCCTGAGAATCTAAATAATTTAAAACAAAGATTAATTAAAATAAACCCTAAAGCACCTATAAAGATATTAAATATAGATGTTTTAGATATAAACTATCTTCTTAACATAAGTGGTTTTAATCTAGATTCTGTATTGGATATAGATCCAAGCTTCTTACAATCAGAAGATCATACATGTACAGAAGAGTGCCATCACCATCATCATGATGGTATATCATCTTTTGTATTTCAATCATATAAACCATTCGATCCAGAAAAATTAGAAAACTTTCTATCACAAATCGTTCAAAAATATGGAACTGATATGTTACGATACAAAGGCATTTTATACATGAAAGGAATAGAAAATAAAATTTTATTCCAAGGTGTGCATATGATAATGGGAGCAGAACCAGCAGAAGTTTGGGCAAAAACAGAAAAACCCAATAATAAAATAGTATTTATTGGACAGAATCTACCAAAAGACATGTTCATACAAGGATTGGAACTATGTCTTATAAAATAA
- the dksA gene encoding RNA polymerase-binding protein DksA: protein MTANKVTSIEDKCSVPMHNFNEQDILAMSEEDYMNDIQLAFFKKKLQQLEQEILLKAEATTEYLKETQFVPDPADRATIEEEHALELKSRDRERKLLKKIQKSIARIESKDYGWCEETGEPIGIPRLLARPTATLSLEAQERREMRQKLYGKQ from the coding sequence ATGACAGCAAATAAAGTAACAAGCATAGAAGACAAGTGCTCTGTACCCATGCATAACTTCAATGAACAAGATATATTAGCCATGTCTGAAGAAGATTATATGAATGATATACAGCTTGCTTTTTTTAAAAAAAAATTACAACAATTGGAACAAGAAATTCTCTTAAAAGCAGAAGCTACTACAGAATATCTCAAAGAAACACAATTTGTACCAGACCCAGCTGATCGTGCAACAATAGAAGAAGAACATGCCTTAGAACTAAAAAGTAGAGATAGAGAAAGAAAACTTTTAAAAAAGATACAGAAATCTATTGCTCGTATTGAGAGTAAAGACTACGGTTGGTGTGAGGAAACTGGAGAACCTATAGGTATACCAAGATTACTTGCCAGACCAACTGCAACTTTATCTCTAGAGGCTCAAGAAAGAAGAGAAATGCGCCAAAAATTATATGGTAAACAATAA
- the hslV gene encoding ATP-dependent protease subunit HslV produces the protein MENFHATTIVCVRRGNEVSIGGDGQVTMGNIVIKSTAKKIRKIYKDRVLSGFAGATADAFTLQELFEKKLEKYSGNLTRSAVEMTKEWRTDKFLRKLEAMLIVADNFNTLILTGNGDVLEPEHGLATVGSGGPYAHASALALLQNTTLSPLEIVKKSLEIASDICIYTNQNHTIETL, from the coding sequence ATGGAAAATTTTCATGCAACCACTATAGTATGTGTAAGAAGAGGAAATGAAGTATCTATCGGCGGTGACGGTCAAGTAACTATGGGTAATATAGTAATAAAAAGCACAGCAAAAAAAATAAGAAAAATATATAAAGATAGAGTTCTATCGGGATTTGCTGGAGCAACTGCTGATGCATTTACTCTACAAGAACTCTTTGAAAAAAAATTAGAAAAATATTCAGGCAACTTAACTCGCTCCGCAGTAGAAATGACAAAAGAATGGAGAACAGATAAATTCTTAAGAAAACTAGAGGCCATGTTAATAGTAGCAGATAATTTCAATACTCTAATTCTGACAGGAAACGGTGACGTGTTGGAACCAGAACATGGATTGGCTACAGTAGGATCAGGAGGTCCTTATGCACATGCTTCAGCCTTGGCTTTACTACAAAACACCACCCTATCACCTCTTGAAATAGTCAAAAAATCATTAGAAATAGCAAGTGATATTTGTATTTATACAAATCAAAACCATACTATTGAAACTTTATAA
- the hslU gene encoding ATP-dependent protease ATPase subunit HslU, whose translation MPSSTSMTPKEIVHQLDKHIIGQNRAKKAVAIALRNRWRRQQVPEELRQEIHPKNILMIGPTGVGKTEIARRLAKLVDAPFIKIEATKFTEVGYVGRDVDTIIRDLIEQAVKEAREKEKKLIRSLAEEAAEERILDILIPPSSSNDNDQITTDNTARQKFRKRLREGKIDDLEIEISIPVISTHLDVMTIPGMEEMADQIKTMFSGMTQDKKKNKKMQIKNAFKILVEEEENRRINDDDIKSKAIKNVEQNGIVFLDEIDKIATRYGSDNAEVSRHGVQRDLLPLVEGTSVNTRYGVIKTDHVLFIASGAFHLSKPSDLIPELQGRFPIRVELDSLSINDFIHILRDTDSSLTKQYTSLLNTENINIQFSEDGIAKIANLAFYVNETNENIGARRLYTVMEKLLENLSFEASDMDGKDIIINEKYVEEELGQITSNQDLAKYIL comes from the coding sequence ATGCCATCAAGTACTAGCATGACTCCTAAAGAAATAGTTCATCAATTAGATAAGCATATTATTGGACAAAATCGTGCAAAAAAAGCAGTTGCTATAGCCCTACGAAATCGTTGGCGCCGCCAACAAGTACCAGAAGAATTACGCCAAGAAATACACCCCAAGAATATTCTAATGATTGGACCTACAGGTGTTGGGAAAACAGAAATAGCGCGCAGATTAGCAAAGTTAGTTGATGCTCCATTTATAAAAATAGAGGCAACAAAATTTACTGAAGTTGGCTATGTGGGTAGAGATGTTGATACTATTATTAGAGATTTAATAGAACAAGCTGTTAAGGAAGCTAGAGAAAAAGAAAAGAAATTAATTAGGTCACTGGCTGAAGAAGCAGCAGAAGAAAGAATTTTAGATATACTTATCCCTCCTTCCTCTAGTAATGATAATGATCAAATAACAACAGATAATACAGCTCGACAAAAGTTCAGAAAACGATTGCGAGAAGGGAAAATAGATGACTTAGAAATAGAAATATCTATCCCTGTAATATCAACTCATTTAGATGTTATGACTATACCAGGAATGGAAGAAATGGCAGATCAGATTAAAACAATGTTTTCTGGTATGACCCAAGATAAGAAGAAAAATAAAAAAATGCAAATTAAAAATGCATTTAAAATTCTAGTAGAAGAAGAAGAAAACAGAAGAATTAATGATGACGATATTAAATCTAAAGCAATTAAAAATGTAGAACAAAATGGAATAGTATTCCTAGACGAAATAGATAAAATCGCTACTCGTTATGGTTCTGATAATGCAGAAGTATCTCGTCACGGAGTACAACGAGACCTACTTCCTCTAGTAGAAGGCACATCTGTTAATACTCGTTATGGAGTTATAAAAACAGACCATGTGCTTTTCATTGCATCTGGAGCATTTCATTTATCAAAACCTTCTGATCTTATACCAGAATTACAAGGAAGATTTCCTATCAGAGTGGAATTAGACTCACTATCCATTAATGATTTCATACATATACTAAGAGATACTGATTCTTCATTAACAAAACAATATACATCTCTTCTAAATACAGAAAACATAAACATTCAATTCTCTGAAGATGGTATAGCTAAAATAGCTAACTTAGCTTTTTATGTAAATGAAACCAATGAGAATATTGGTGCAAGAAGATTATATACTGTTATGGAAAAACTACTAGAAAACCTTTCTTTTGAAGCTTCTGATATGGATGGGAAAGATATTATTATAAATGAGAAATATGTAGAAGAAGAATTAGGACAAATTACTTCCAATCAAGATCTTGCAAAATACATATTATAA
- a CDS encoding YbeD family protein, protein MNHDATQEISHYPGTFPIKIIGVNNDNFNKEIINLLTELGLVFEKEIETSFSKSNRYISLTVSIYVLSRDHFNYIYESLGRHPMVRFII, encoded by the coding sequence ATGAATCATGATGCCACACAAGAGATTAGTCATTATCCTGGCACCTTTCCTATTAAAATAATAGGAGTTAATAATGATAATTTTAATAAAGAAATAATTAATTTGCTTACAGAATTAGGATTGGTTTTTGAGAAAGAAATAGAAACAAGTTTTAGTAAATCCAATCGATATATTAGTTTGACAGTAAGTATTTATGTATTATCACGCGATCATTTTAATTATATATATGAATCACTAGGAAGACATCCTATGGTGAGATTCATTATATGA
- a CDS encoding D-alanyl-D-alanine carboxypeptidase family protein: MNLLLKLIFFIFYFVFLNLSFYAYSKPFEETYVLSISGDANRLSIPVSEVSRFPNPKIAAKSWIVVDVNSEQVLSSYNPDIKLEPASLTKIMTSYLAFNALNDKRLDIDQTITVSDKAWKTGGSRMFIEPRKKISIHELLQGVIVQSGNDASIALAESVSGDEDSFVALMNQEAKYLGMNNTHFVNSTGLPQKDHITTARDLAILSTRMIKDHSRFLHYYKQKEFTYNNISQTNRNRLLWSDVSVDGLKTGYTDSAGYCLVATALRGDRRMLVVLLGVDSESVRTEESLKLLNWGFQNFDTISVCDKEEEQQIKARVWEGTVDKVRLGSTDKLWLAIPRGRLNDVRFIVERIEPLIAPVQKGQLVGVLQFVIDDKVLKTTSLVSLQNIKRAGLIGRSIDFIKRWVNTKLAL, encoded by the coding sequence TCTCAATCTCTCTTTTTATGCTTATAGTAAGCCTTTCGAAGAAACATATGTTCTGTCAATATCTGGGGATGCAAATAGATTATCTATACCTGTAAGTGAAGTTTCTAGATTTCCAAACCCTAAAATAGCCGCTAAATCATGGATAGTTGTAGATGTAAATAGTGAACAAGTGTTATCTTCATATAATCCAGATATAAAACTTGAGCCTGCTTCTTTGACAAAAATCATGACATCATATTTAGCATTTAATGCATTAAATGATAAAAGATTGGATATAGATCAGACTATAACAGTTTCAGATAAAGCATGGAAGACAGGTGGTTCTAGAATGTTTATTGAACCTAGAAAAAAAATTTCTATTCATGAATTATTACAAGGTGTTATTGTCCAATCTGGAAATGATGCTTCTATAGCTTTAGCTGAATCTGTTAGTGGTGATGAAGATTCTTTTGTTGCTCTAATGAATCAAGAGGCTAAATATCTTGGTATGAATAATACTCATTTTGTAAATTCTACAGGATTACCTCAAAAGGATCATATAACTACTGCTAGAGATTTAGCCATACTATCAACAAGAATGATTAAGGATCATAGTCGTTTTTTGCACTATTATAAACAGAAAGAATTTACATATAATAATATTTCACAAACTAATAGAAATAGATTATTGTGGTCAGATGTATCTGTAGATGGTTTGAAGACAGGATATACAGATTCTGCTGGTTATTGTCTCGTGGCGACAGCATTGCGTGGAGATAGGAGAATGCTTGTGGTCTTATTGGGGGTTGATAGTGAATCTGTTCGGACAGAAGAAAGTCTAAAGTTATTGAATTGGGGATTTCAAAATTTTGATACTATTTCTGTATGTGACAAAGAGGAAGAGCAGCAAATAAAAGCTAGGGTTTGGGAAGGTACTGTAGATAAGGTAAGACTTGGTTCAACAGATAAATTATGGCTTGCTATTCCTCGTGGCCGGTTAAATGATGTTAGATTTATTGTGGAACGTATAGAGCCGTTGATTGCTCCAGTACAGAAAGGTCAATTAGTGGGTGTTTTACAATTTGTTATTGACGATAAAGTTTTAAAAACAACCTCTCTTGTTTCATTGCAAAATATTAAAAGAGCAGGGTTGATAGGAAGATCTATAGATTTTATAAAGCGTTGGGTAAACACAAAGTTAGCACTATAA